The DNA segment CCAAGTACTGAAGTGTACCTTTATTGTCTAAGGTGATCTGGGGAATGCACCCCAGTGAGAATTgttttgcaaaaacaacaccaagtattcaattctggtgactttgagagaagCATTGATATCTTCTTCATGTGTGACAttcatgtacaggtgaaactcgaaaaattagaatatcgtgcaaaagttcattaatttcagtaattcaacttaaaaggtgaaactaatatattatatagactcattacaagcaaagtaatatatttcaagcctttatttgatatcattttgatgattatggcttacagcttatgaaaaccccaaattcagaatctcagaaaattagaatattacatgaaatcaataaaaaaaggattttaaatacagaaatgtcggccctctgaaaagtataatcatgcatatgtactcagtacttggtttgggccccttttgcattaattactgcctcaatgcggcgtggcatggatgctatcagcctgtggcactgctgaggtgttatggaagaccaagatgcttcaatagcggccttcagctcttctgcattgtttggtctcatgtctctcatctttctcttggcaatgccccatagattctctatggggttcaggtcaggcgagtttgctggccaatcaagcacagtaataccatggtcattgaaccaggttttggtacttttggcagtgtgggcaggtgccaagtcctgctggaaaatgaagtcagcatctccataaagcttgtctgctgaaggaagcatgaagtgctctaaaatgtcccggtagacggctgcattgactctggacttaataaagcacagtggaccaacaccagccgatgacatggctccccaaaccaacacagactgtggaaacttcacactggacttcaagcatcttggattgtgtgcctctccattcttcctccagactctgggaccttggtttccaaatgagatgcaaaatttgctctcatcagaaaagaggactttggaccactgagcaacagaccagttctttttttctttagcccaggtaagacgtttgacatttgaagcccatgtccaggacccgtctgtgtgtggtggctcttgatgcagtaactccagcctcagtccactccttgtgaagctccccacacatttgaatggccttttcctgacaatcctctccaggctacggtcatccctgctgcttctgcacctttttcttccacacttttcccttccacttaactttctattaatgtgctttgatacagcactttgagaacatccaacttcttttgcaattaccttttgaggctttccctccttgtggagggtgtcaatgatggttttctgcacaactgtcaggttagcagtcttccccatgattgtgaattcaactgaaccagactgagagaccatttaaaggctcaggaaccctttgcaggtgtttagctgattagagtgtgacactttgagcctacaatactgaaccttttcacaaaattctaattttctgagattctgaatttggggttttcataagctgtaagccataatcatcaaaattatatcaaataaaggcttgaaatatcttactttgcttgtaatgagtctatataatatattagtttcaccttttaagttgaattactgaaattaatgaacttttgcacgatattctaatttttcgagtttcacctgtaactatttgcaacaaagcaTTTCTTAAATACTTGTTCACGTGATACAGCACTagttgaagtttctcaaagttaacTTTCAAAAATTAaccttttgttttaaatgattgtaGATAAATATCCACTCCATCCAGCACTGTTTGTTCACTGTGTTCCTCATTATCTCAAAACTGTTTTACTGCGTGAGAAACAGTCACCTAAATCTCATAGGGTGCTAATTTTCTCAATTCTTGCCTCCAATTTTATTCAGATGGAAAGATTTACAGCCTACGTTATGGCATAAGTCACTTGTTTCCCAGAAAGACACAATGCCATCATGTGCTGACtaacatttatattattgttcttggcagatacctcaaaaaaaaattaaacggatagttaaaaagataaaaaatgtaatttctgtcatcatAACTCAACCCCGTGTTGTTCCCAAGATTAATTTGTCTCTTCTGTGGAACTTAAAGATGCTAGACAGAATGTCAGTCTTAGTCACATTCTATTTCACAGCAtccttttttccatataatgaaagtgaaaactgagaatgacattctgcctaacatcatcttttgagTGCCACAGAATGAAAAAATTAATGGGTTTGCAAAAATGTGaagtgataacagaattttcattttgggtgaactatcccttcaacagTCAATACTCACAAGTTTAAAGTAGACAAAAAGCAATGAACATTTTAACAGATGAAATCCTAAAAGAGGGGACCTTGTTACAAATCAATGATGTTCACTGAAAGACAATAATATATGTATTAAAGATATATATAATGCAATTATATTTAGAATattatgcatatactgtattttttaagTATTAACATTATAGTGTTTGTGTTATATTGTGTGTACTATTACTGGTACATATGGCCTACTTATTTTAATAAACATGACTAATTCACAAAGCCAGAGAAAATAGGCTCTAAAGGTATGTCAGATGATGGAGATGAGGAACGTAACCGGTGTATAGTAGGGTGATGAATTCTGTTTGAAATATTTCTCTTCACTCTTGAGTAGTTCTGGTAGtattacacacaaaatgttttttgctgTTTCTGCCTTTCTTATCAAAGGTGCTGTTTTATGAGCTAGCAGGACGATATGATGAGACAAAACTAGATCGCTCCAATGTTGCGCGATTGCACCGTATAAACAGGAGCGATTATTTTGTCACATCTCTTGCTTGCAGAGATGGGATATAACACCATTTCATGTCAAATTAGCAGGTTTATATAGGTTTAATGCAAAAGTTCAGCAAATGTGTAACTACTTTGCTCAATGTGCACTCACTCTAAAATTGACAAGCTTCCAATGAGCTGTGGAATGTTGCACGAGAGAGAGAGGCTCTAAAAATGCAGGTTAATGAAGCTGTACGAATAGAGAAAAGTAGTATTCCtggcaataatttaaataaaagtagTATTGCCATGGTAATACTGGCGACAGCGGCTATGCATgtatgtacagtggcaagaaaacgtatgtgaaccctttggaattagctggttttctgcatacATTGGTAGCAacaacctcaaccaagtgtttccatTAGCTGTGAATTAGATccgcacaacgttcagaaggaattttggactgTTCTTCCTtatagaactgcttcagctcagtattaaaccatctccattttatagacaatttgtctaagctcttcgagataactttgaccagctttatgcaaagcaacaattcttgatcatagttcttctgagatctctttttttttttcccaatctACACTATGAATATTTGAATGCTGTATTCAAAAtctacaagaacaatacaatcatttgttattagttcaaacagattgtgttcattattgtaacttagatgaaggaCCAACCAGATTgcaagacaaatttatacataaatgtttcCCATGctttttcttgacactgtatGTGTCCTGCAGTACAGTGACTCTGATTCCGAAGCGGAGTACCCAGCCCTTGTGCCGGCAGTTCCGAGTGCCGTGCCCGTTACAGGAGAGTCATACTGCAGCTGTGACTCACAGATGGAGCTCAGCTGTAACCCACGGCTCCGAGGTTACACACACTTACGAGACTGCCACTGTGGAGAAGATGACCAAGGTAGTAGTACCAAAGTatatattaagtttatataaGATTCTTTTTTCATACCTTGATTTTGAATATTGTGATAAATTGTGACCATGTTATTGGCTGTTTACATGTTTGTCAGATTTTGACTGGGTGTGGGACGAGGGCAGCCGGTCTTCTGCAACACTGTTAAGCTGTGAGAACAGAAAAGTGAGCTTCCATTCGGAATATAGCTGTGGAACAGCAGCCATTCGTGGCTCTAAAGAACTCACGGAGGGACAACATTTCTGGGAGATTAAAATGACTTCCCCAGTGTACGGCACTGACATGGTGAGACATGTTCTATGTGTGTGGGTCCGTGTGTATGTTTTGCCTTGGTCAGCCTGATATCAATAAAATTACGTGACTATGGCGTAATTTTTGAGAATTATATCAAATGGTTCATTGTACATATTGTAGCagttcagagctgaaatatctacTGTGGTGCTAAACGCAAGTAAAATTTTGTGAAGGTTATTGCTTGATTGATctccctatcctaaaccttaaacctaaccaacagtgttATAAAAGCAAATGTGCAAAAAATGCAATTTCTAATTCAACCACGTTATTGTGTGGTGCTTCCATGATTCTTTATGTGACTTATGTGTCGACCAACATGCTCTTTGGGATTTGTACCCCAGTCCTTTACATTGGAACTCCTacactatcagttgagctaatgcacaatttgatcatgcccgcacaagcttgtaaatgcagttggttatataatgcaaattaAGCTATCATTAAAACACTTACTataatgtcataagatagcattgttttATGGACcagggtgaaaagtgtttatgaactctctgtgtgtgtgaattggaAACAGTCTTCTAGTTTTGTGCATCTAAAAAAGGGCTGATGCACAGTAGATCCCAAACTTTGTTACAGACATTTAGCAGCATAACTGATTCAGCACACCAAAGCATAACTGTCAGCATATAGCTAAATATAACATAACTTGCTGAATCAAGTGAATTCTCCAAGATTTGAGGTAAACTATGTTGGGTAGTTTTACTCTTTGAATACGTGTATgtgatattatttgttttttaagttgTCTGGTGAAATtctatgtgtatgtatttatgtagatGGTTGGTATTGGCACATCAGATGTGAATCTGGACAAATATAGACACACGTTCTGCAGCCTGCTGGGTAAAGATGAAGACAGCTGGGGTCTGTCATATACAGGTAAAACAAGTTCAGTTCATAGACACATGCTTAAGTTCACACACATCCATACCTTGCAAAGTGCCCAAGGATTCTTTtgtcatttatgtttgttttttcaggtcTGTTGCATCATAATGGTGATAAAATGAGCTTTTCGTCACGTTTCGGCCAGGGTTCCATTATTGGTGTTCACTTGGACACTTGGCATGGAACGCTCACCTTCTATAAGAATCGCAAGTGCATTGGTAAGACTTACACT comes from the Xyrauchen texanus isolate HMW12.3.18 chromosome 12, RBS_HiC_50CHRs, whole genome shotgun sequence genome and includes:
- the LOC127652824 gene encoding SPRY domain-containing SOCS box protein 3-like, which codes for MSRRSRNSRAWRYVWSGIRRDADARALVLASESEDWSYDQQQYSDSDSEAEYPALVPAVPSAVPVTGESYCSCDSQMELSCNPRLRGYTHLRDCHCGEDDQDFDWVWDEGSRSSATLLSCENRKVSFHSEYSCGTAAIRGSKELTEGQHFWEIKMTSPVYGTDMMVGIGTSDVNLDKYRHTFCSLLGKDEDSWGLSYTGLLHHNGDKMSFSSRFGQGSIIGVHLDTWHGTLTFYKNRKCIGVAAAEMKNKRVFPMACSTAAKSSMKVIRSVSAPTSLQYLCCSRLRKLLPSGVDALRVLPLPPGLRHLLHTKLGWVLSLDHMHPHAHSKAHTSPGPSSGSDSEGCSSDPEACQRKRCRWT